The sequence below is a genomic window from Glycine max cultivar Williams 82 chromosome 20, Glycine_max_v4.0, whole genome shotgun sequence.
TGTGgggttattaatataatttcgtTATACCTAACGTGTTATGTTTGTTTGGTACCTTATCAGTTGGGAAAGAGATTGTTGATCTGTGCTTGGACCGCATCAGAAAGCTTGCTGACAATTGCACTGGACTCCAAGGGTTTTTGGTCTTCAATGCCGTTGGTGGAGGAACTGGTTCTGGACTTGGTTCCCTTCTCTTGGAGCGTCTCTCCGTTGATTATGGCAAGAAATCAAAGCTTGGTTTCACAGTCTACCCCTCTCCTCAGGTGTCCACCTCTGTTGTTGAGCCATACAACAGTGTCCTCTCCACCCATTCTCTCTTGGAGCACACCGATGTTGCTGTCCTCTTGGACAATGAAGCCATTTATGACATCTGCAGACGCTCTCTCGACATTGAGCGTCCCACCTACACCAACCTCAACCGCCTTGTTTCTCAGGTAATGATATGCATAAGTGAATGTGATTTCTTGCAATCATTTGTGATTAATATCAATTAACTTGATTTACTGTTctttgtattaattaattaatgtatctTTTGTTGGTGTTTAGGTGATTTCATCTTTGACTGCTTCCTTGAGGTTTGATGGTGCCCTGAATGTGGATGTGACTGAATTCCAGACCAACTTGGTCCCATACCCTAGAATCCATTTCATGCTTTCCTCCTATGCACCAGTTATCTCTGCTGAGAAGGCCTACCATGAACAGCTCTCAGTGGCAGAAATTACCAACAGTGCTTTTGAGCCATCGTCCATGATGGCCAAGTGTGATCCTCGTCACGGAAAGTACATGGCGTGTTGCCTGATGTACCGTGGTGATGTTGTGCCCAAAGATGTAAACGCTGCTGTTGCCACCATCAAGACCAAGAGGACCATTCAGTTTGTGGATTGGTGCCCTACTGGTTTCAAGTGTGGTATTAACTACCAGCCACCTACCGTTGTTCCTGGAGGCGACCTTGCCAAGGTGCAGAGGGCAGTTTGCATGATTTCAAACTCCACCAGTGTGGCTGAAGTGTTTGGCCGCATTGATCACAAGTTTGATCTCATGTATGCCAAGCGTGCTTTTGTCCACTGGTACGTGGGTGAGGGTATGGAAGAAGGTGAATTTTCTGAAGCCCGTGAGGACCTTGCAGCCCTTGAGAAGGATTATGAAGAAGTGGGTGCTGAGTCTGGTGAGGGCCAGGAAGAGGATGAAGACTACTAGAATCTACTTCAGATTCTTGTTCTTGTGGTCTGTTTTCTGTTGTGTTTGATGTTCAGATGTGTACCAGTACCGATGTGGTTTTAATTTGGATGCATTGCTTTTATGCTTCGCTGCTCCTGTTACGTACCTAAACTGAATGGCAATATTGAACTATGTTGTTTTAGTTGTGTAATTGTGTTAATTGACTCATTACGGGCACGGGAGTGCGGCAAT
It includes:
- the LOC100781185 gene encoding tubulin alpha-4 chain, which codes for MRECISIHIGQAGIQVGNACWELYCLEHGIGPDGQMPSDKTVGGGDDAFNTFFSETGAGKHVPRAVFVDLEPTVIDEVRTGTYRQLFHPEQLISGKEDAANNFARGHYTIGKEIVDLCLDRIRKLADNCTGLQGFLVFNAVGGGTGSGLGSLLLERLSVDYGKKSKLGFTVYPSPQVSTSVVEPYNSVLSTHSLLEHTDVAVLLDNEAIYDICRRSLDIERPTYTNLNRLVSQVISSLTASLRFDGALNVDVTEFQTNLVPYPRIHFMLSSYAPVISAEKAYHEQLSVAEITNSAFEPSSMMAKCDPRHGKYMACCLMYRGDVVPKDVNAAVATIKTKRTIQFVDWCPTGFKCGINYQPPTVVPGGDLAKVQRAVCMISNSTSVAEVFGRIDHKFDLMYAKRAFVHWYVGEGMEEGEFSEAREDLAALEKDYEEVGAESGEGQEEDEDY